One stretch of Jiangella gansuensis DSM 44835 DNA includes these proteins:
- a CDS encoding beta-galactosidase trimerization domain-containing protein: protein MSLEKTADIPKDFRQQRALIDMHLGDHLASIDFDVEHYMAEMSSSGIRSITFMTKDAFGTSYYPTQIGVRNKKLASEDMLREACDAARSRDIEVVAYYNCGLNSQVATENPDYRQRTPDGSPIENAYTFYDILCLNSPYSDYVIDQLSEIVTRYPVAGVFLDITYVWPTGCYCEYCRGDFLAAYGYRMPTETPTLGTAAAADVAAFRRATRTRFLRTIVDRLKAIRRELTVSWNHAGDLAFANVEADKDADVLCSEFHQPHYLAGSLIARWNRRQSKPYELMMPVEMGSWGEWTVAPAATLDAAAAVAIAHGAALSVGHAPVPNGPWGGRVAKPVMDAIQRVMAYQSARSPWTAGAEPAADTALVFDLHGKRMLEHSAIDGDVDATIEAAAQLLTENHVDFDVIASFSRSDLERYNTVVLPDVLVVDDEQTDALMGWVNDGGTVVATHRTGWYARGSRRAGAALDELFGIATLGHSHYSVRYIGPEVADPRLASQLPDMPILIRSGVTPSVDCAVSGAEVLASFVDPEFETTRNRHVYHQHAHPARIGMPAITRHRFGAGSAYYLAAPIESSYRATGSPWLRRLFGGLMGLADSDSLLAVTASPQVLAAANWLGKDLVVHLIAIPPATFGAIPHFPDHPIQVGRASITVARKYHSARVVPEGQSLAIRHTSGTTSCEIEEVGAHTMIHFSHNGDGLGPVSSG, encoded by the coding sequence GTGAGCCTTGAAAAGACTGCGGACATCCCCAAAGATTTTCGGCAGCAGCGCGCACTCATCGACATGCACCTTGGTGACCATCTAGCAAGCATCGACTTCGATGTCGAGCATTACATGGCCGAGATGAGCTCATCCGGAATCCGCTCAATCACTTTCATGACCAAAGATGCATTCGGCACGTCGTACTACCCCACCCAAATCGGCGTACGCAATAAGAAGCTTGCCAGCGAGGACATGCTTCGAGAGGCCTGCGATGCGGCCCGGTCGCGAGACATTGAGGTAGTAGCCTACTACAACTGTGGTCTAAATAGCCAGGTAGCGACAGAAAATCCCGACTATCGTCAGCGCACGCCTGATGGGAGTCCCATCGAAAACGCGTACACCTTCTACGACATCTTGTGCCTGAACTCGCCCTACTCGGACTACGTTATCGACCAATTGAGCGAGATCGTCACGCGCTACCCTGTTGCCGGAGTGTTCCTTGACATCACCTACGTGTGGCCAACGGGTTGCTATTGCGAATACTGCCGCGGTGATTTCCTCGCCGCATATGGGTATCGGATGCCAACCGAGACGCCGACGCTCGGCACCGCGGCCGCGGCCGACGTAGCAGCGTTCCGGCGTGCCACAAGGACGCGCTTTCTCCGGACCATTGTGGACCGGCTGAAGGCGATTCGACGCGAGCTGACAGTCAGCTGGAACCATGCCGGAGACCTCGCGTTCGCGAACGTTGAAGCCGATAAGGACGCCGATGTCTTGTGTTCGGAGTTCCACCAGCCCCACTACCTCGCGGGTTCACTGATCGCACGCTGGAATCGGAGACAGAGCAAGCCGTATGAGTTGATGATGCCCGTTGAGATGGGCAGCTGGGGCGAGTGGACGGTTGCCCCGGCAGCCACCCTCGACGCGGCAGCAGCCGTCGCAATCGCGCATGGTGCAGCGCTGAGCGTCGGCCACGCTCCGGTGCCAAATGGCCCGTGGGGCGGGAGGGTGGCAAAGCCGGTCATGGATGCCATTCAGCGCGTGATGGCTTACCAGTCCGCGCGCTCCCCTTGGACGGCCGGCGCCGAGCCCGCTGCCGACACCGCGTTGGTCTTCGATCTCCATGGCAAGCGGATGCTCGAGCACTCGGCCATCGATGGCGACGTCGACGCCACGATTGAGGCCGCCGCACAGTTACTTACCGAGAACCATGTGGATTTCGACGTCATCGCCAGCTTTAGCCGGAGCGACCTCGAGCGGTACAACACAGTCGTGCTGCCGGACGTTCTCGTGGTCGACGACGAGCAGACCGACGCCCTCATGGGCTGGGTAAATGACGGCGGCACAGTTGTCGCAACGCACCGCACAGGCTGGTACGCGCGCGGAAGTCGCCGTGCAGGGGCGGCCTTGGACGAGCTGTTCGGAATCGCCACCTTGGGCCATAGCCACTATAGCGTTAGATACATAGGGCCGGAGGTTGCGGACCCAAGACTGGCGAGCCAGTTGCCCGATATGCCCATCCTGATCCGCTCGGGTGTCACTCCGTCGGTGGACTGCGCCGTGTCCGGCGCGGAAGTACTTGCATCATTTGTGGATCCGGAGTTCGAAACAACACGCAATCGTCACGTTTACCATCAGCATGCTCACCCCGCGCGCATAGGGATGCCCGCTATCACCCGCCACAGGTTCGGGGCCGGCTCGGCCTACTACCTGGCGGCTCCTATCGAATCGTCCTACCGTGCCACAGGATCGCCGTGGCTACGCCGGCTCTTCGGCGGCCTAATGGGCCTTGCTGATTCCGATTCGCTCTTGGCCGTAACCGCCAGCCCGCAAGTACTGGCGGCGGCCAATTGGCTCGGGAAAGATCTCGTAGTGCACCTGATCGCCATTCCTCCAGCCACCTTTGGCGCAATTCCTCACTTCCCGGACCATCCGATCCAGGTCGGACGGGCTTCTATCACGGTCGCGCGGAAGTATCATTCTGCCCGCGTTGTGCCGGAAGGTCAATCGCTTGCGATCCGACATACTTCGGGCACGACCTCCTGCGAGATCGAAGAGGTTGGTGCACATACCATGATTCATTTCTCTCACAACGGTGATGGGCTAGGGCCCGTCAGTAGCGGATAG
- a CDS encoding extracellular solute-binding protein gives MMTNQMPARLSRRSLIRSGALTIGGIAAGSWLSGCTSSPGPAANKPNGVEGVEQVQLGAEVPGPIYPSGYVGPRAREVAAFGNPEKTFRIVVPQAAEVVGDWNTNTFSKWLEQRTGVRIEYQAVNILGTDGTPDLTKINAMISSGDVPDAFLIPFTPAQVSLYGQQGLFIALDDYIETYAPGMRQARLDYPDLINQQKSLDGKVHAFTGLSDTYHLHAYHTRTWINRQYLDSVGASVPESIDELREVLRLFKEQDPSGTGGMIPLAANSAASGIDRFFMGSFLYNPGGDSAGGWVRLHDGQVEFVADKPEWREALRYLRRLNDDGTLDSSLFTMSAEQLLEAGNQGRLGVVRAPHQGWFATVDDQPDSPWRDYVAVPTLKGPDGTQYASWDYNFTSSNPLVITNECSDPGTLVRWADTMLELTTLMTGYAGTQGENWDWAAEGEPGLNGEQAVWKSVAYPPPLGQGWSTNIMYYFSEDLRLAQYSDPAAPDLEKVLFEATKEYEPLAQPKDWQLPKLIFDDSTASTQAQMAVAVHGHVTQSMAKFATGALDIDSDTAWDDYVNQFNAIGLETYLDLYQKTYDSRPT, from the coding sequence ATGATGACTAACCAGATGCCCGCACGCCTGAGTCGACGGTCGCTCATAAGAAGCGGGGCGCTGACGATTGGCGGGATCGCGGCAGGCTCTTGGCTGTCGGGCTGCACTTCAAGTCCTGGACCAGCAGCGAACAAGCCGAACGGCGTGGAGGGCGTTGAGCAGGTTCAGCTCGGCGCGGAAGTGCCCGGCCCAATCTATCCTTCCGGATACGTAGGGCCAAGGGCTCGTGAGGTGGCAGCCTTCGGCAACCCGGAGAAAACCTTCAGGATCGTTGTACCGCAGGCCGCCGAGGTGGTTGGAGACTGGAACACCAACACGTTTAGCAAGTGGCTTGAGCAACGTACTGGTGTGCGCATCGAGTATCAGGCCGTCAACATCCTGGGTACGGATGGTACACCGGATCTCACGAAGATCAACGCCATGATCTCCTCCGGTGACGTGCCAGACGCGTTTCTCATCCCGTTCACGCCCGCCCAGGTGTCACTCTATGGGCAGCAGGGCTTGTTCATCGCGTTGGACGACTACATAGAGACGTACGCGCCGGGCATGCGGCAGGCACGCCTCGACTACCCAGACCTCATCAATCAGCAAAAGTCACTCGACGGAAAAGTCCATGCCTTCACCGGCCTGAGCGACACGTACCATCTTCACGCCTATCACACGCGAACGTGGATCAACCGCCAGTACCTAGACAGCGTGGGTGCAAGCGTTCCAGAATCAATTGACGAACTCCGAGAGGTTCTGAGGTTGTTCAAGGAGCAAGATCCCTCGGGGACAGGTGGAATGATCCCATTGGCCGCCAACAGTGCGGCTTCGGGTATCGACCGCTTCTTTATGGGCAGCTTCCTCTACAACCCTGGGGGAGACAGCGCGGGGGGTTGGGTACGACTTCATGATGGCCAAGTCGAATTTGTCGCTGATAAGCCAGAATGGCGGGAGGCCCTGCGATACCTGCGGAGGCTGAACGACGATGGAACCCTGGACTCATCACTCTTTACGATGTCGGCGGAGCAGCTCCTCGAGGCCGGAAACCAAGGAAGGCTAGGCGTCGTCCGCGCTCCGCACCAAGGGTGGTTCGCCACGGTCGACGACCAACCCGACTCGCCCTGGCGTGATTATGTAGCGGTACCGACTTTGAAAGGTCCTGACGGTACCCAGTACGCATCGTGGGACTACAATTTTACGAGCAGCAATCCGCTTGTGATCACTAACGAGTGCTCCGACCCGGGCACATTGGTCAGGTGGGCTGACACAATGCTCGAGCTCACTACACTCATGACAGGCTACGCAGGTACACAGGGAGAAAACTGGGACTGGGCGGCTGAAGGTGAACCAGGACTGAACGGCGAGCAAGCTGTCTGGAAGTCCGTGGCCTATCCGCCGCCGCTTGGCCAAGGCTGGAGCACCAATATCATGTACTATTTCTCGGAGGATTTACGTCTCGCGCAGTATTCCGACCCCGCCGCGCCCGACCTTGAGAAAGTGCTGTTCGAGGCGACGAAAGAGTACGAGCCATTGGCGCAGCCGAAAGACTGGCAACTTCCGAAGCTGATCTTTGACGACTCCACAGCGTCCACGCAGGCCCAGATGGCTGTCGCGGTGCACGGCCACGTCACTCAAAGTATGGCCAAGTTTGCCACCGGCGCGCTGGACATCGACAGCGACACTGCATGGGACGACTACGTCAACCAATTCAACGCTATCGGTCTCGAGACGTATTTGGACCTATACCAGAAAACGTATGATTCCAGGCCAACATGA
- a CDS encoding carbohydrate ABC transporter permease has protein sequence MMQAPNTTTRRWRRASTGGAIRDPRGDRLFLAVNHAVLITFALMVLYPIIYVVSSSFSSGGAISSGAVRLFPVEFNTDAYATLVDSPRLLRGFLNSVLYAVAGALLGTCLTVLAGYALSRADLPYRRLLTLFFLVPTLFSAGIIPTYMVVRQLGLLDTPAAVVLPGAMSVFLMLITRTFYVMSVPSEVLEAARMDGANDLQFFFRVALPLSKPIIAVNLLFYGVSQWNSWFSAFLYLNDTDWYPLQLVLREILAQSTIDPSQIGGGDVGQLMRQQELFAKLKYAIMVVAMLPPLLVYPFVQKYFVRGALIGSVK, from the coding sequence ATGATGCAAGCTCCAAACACGACGACACGGCGCTGGCGGCGTGCATCGACTGGCGGCGCCATCCGTGATCCGCGGGGTGACCGACTGTTCCTCGCCGTAAACCACGCCGTACTTATCACGTTCGCTCTGATGGTACTTTATCCGATAATTTATGTAGTATCTTCATCCTTTAGTAGTGGCGGTGCGATCAGCTCCGGCGCTGTCCGGTTGTTTCCGGTTGAGTTCAATACCGACGCCTACGCTACATTGGTTGATTCGCCGCGCCTGCTCCGCGGCTTCCTTAACTCTGTGCTCTACGCGGTTGCAGGAGCGCTTCTCGGGACATGCTTGACCGTGTTGGCTGGCTACGCCTTGTCGCGAGCTGATCTACCCTACCGGCGTCTGTTGACGCTGTTCTTCCTTGTGCCAACGTTGTTCTCGGCCGGAATTATTCCCACCTACATGGTCGTGCGGCAACTTGGTTTGCTCGACACGCCTGCCGCGGTGGTGTTACCCGGAGCGATGAGCGTTTTTTTGATGTTGATCACGAGGACCTTCTACGTCATGAGCGTGCCTAGTGAGGTGTTGGAAGCAGCGCGCATGGATGGCGCGAACGACTTGCAGTTCTTCTTTCGAGTGGCCCTGCCATTAAGCAAGCCCATCATCGCAGTCAACCTGCTGTTCTACGGTGTTTCGCAATGGAACAGCTGGTTCAGTGCGTTTCTCTATCTTAATGACACCGATTGGTATCCCCTACAGTTAGTGCTACGGGAGATTCTTGCGCAATCCACCATTGATCCAAGTCAAATAGGTGGAGGCGATGTCGGTCAGCTGATGCGCCAACAGGAACTCTTCGCCAAGCTCAAGTACGCGATCATGGTAGTCGCTATGCTGCCACCGCTGCTCGTGTATCCCTTCGTGCAGAAGTACTTCGTCCGAGGCGCTTTGATCGGATCCGTGAAATGA
- a CDS encoding ABC transporter permease, which translates to MTNDLQKRRDRAARAVSAEPENSPGLRERSRLAGSRKRSQWRDVRKAWQLYVLLAMPVGYAIVFLYWPLFGLQLAFRDFSPVQGVWGSPWVGLENVTRFVTSYQFWDILRNTIILNFYELLALFPMPIVLAILLNTVRSSRFRRTVQTITYAPHFISTVVVVGMLVMLFSPNGGIVNQALGVAGVGPIDFQSADMFRHTFVWSGAWQTMGYSAIIFLAALAGIDPQLHDAAKVDGASLIRRIWHIDLPGILPVTVTLLILNMGSILSTGFEKVLLLQTPFNLEVSEVIDTYAYRVAFVSAIPQYSFGTAVELFKSVICLALLLSANWLAGRVAKERLF; encoded by the coding sequence ATGACGAACGATCTCCAGAAACGTCGTGATCGCGCAGCGCGCGCGGTGAGCGCTGAACCCGAAAATAGCCCTGGGCTGCGTGAGCGAAGCCGATTGGCGGGCTCTCGAAAGCGCAGCCAGTGGCGTGACGTTCGTAAGGCGTGGCAACTCTACGTCTTGCTGGCCATGCCAGTCGGCTATGCGATAGTGTTCCTGTACTGGCCCTTGTTTGGACTCCAGCTTGCATTCCGAGACTTCTCTCCGGTTCAAGGGGTGTGGGGATCGCCGTGGGTAGGGCTGGAGAACGTCACTCGATTCGTGACGTCTTACCAATTCTGGGACATCCTGCGCAATACAATTATTCTGAACTTTTATGAGCTGCTGGCACTCTTCCCGATGCCGATCGTATTGGCGATTTTGCTGAATACCGTGCGGTCCTCGCGATTTCGCCGCACAGTGCAGACAATAACGTACGCGCCACACTTCATTTCGACCGTAGTTGTGGTAGGCATGCTCGTAATGCTATTTTCGCCAAATGGCGGTATTGTCAACCAAGCGCTTGGCGTGGCCGGAGTGGGCCCGATTGATTTTCAAAGTGCCGACATGTTTCGCCACACGTTCGTGTGGTCCGGAGCATGGCAGACGATGGGCTACTCCGCTATCATCTTCCTTGCGGCGCTTGCGGGGATCGACCCGCAATTGCATGATGCGGCGAAAGTGGATGGAGCATCACTTATTCGTCGCATTTGGCATATTGATCTACCGGGGATCCTGCCAGTCACGGTTACGCTGCTCATACTCAATATGGGATCGATCCTGTCAACTGGGTTTGAAAAGGTGCTCCTTTTGCAAACGCCATTCAACCTCGAGGTGTCGGAGGTCATCGACACCTACGCCTATCGCGTGGCGTTCGTCTCGGCAATTCCGCAATACAGCTTTGGGACCGCGGTGGAGCTCTTCAAGTCGGTGATCTGCTTGGCCCTATTGCTGTCGGCAAACTGGTTGGCTGGCCGAGTCGCGAAAGAGCGTCTGTTCTAG
- a CDS encoding LPXTG cell wall anchor domain-containing protein produces MRVSPSTVTESELADPGVTVAGSGFAPESEVSLTVAAAAAGSATTDADGEVSFTYASASLAPGTHPVVLSAAVGTAEASLVVEADPVVYDPQVMLDPSELTESEIASSGVTATGSGFAPASEVTLTVDGADIETAVADADGGVEFTYVDDVPPGEYGLALSSQHGSAATSFTVTEDPVTYEPEVNVSPSTVTESELADPGVTVSGSGFAPESEVTLAVDGAEVESAAADGDGSVGFTYAASLVPGEYAVALTSEDGSATAALVVEADAVVYDPRATVVPEQLTESEVASSGVSVTGTGFAPESEVTLAVDGAEAESAEADGDGAVEFTYAAVLAPGEYPVVLSAAEGTASAAFTVVADPVVYDPQATVVPEQLTESEVASSGVSVTGTEFAPESEVRFTVDGADIESTEADVDGAVEFTYTAVLAPGEYGVALTSDDGSATAAFTVVEDPVVGDPQITVAPSELTESEIASSGVTVTGAGFAPASEVTLTVDGTDIESAAADDDGRVEFSYASALAPGEYPVVLSAAEDTASAAFTVVPDPVVYDPQVELDPREVTVSELATPGVAVVGSGFAPGSAVDLQVADEADMDGVADADGVVTFQLVIADADPGAYTVTLTADEGTAQATLTVIADADPDPQIPADTPTEDALTPQTQGGITVPPTADEAATITAEIGVDRAGERIGVWIFSDPHYLGTQVVGDDGAVQLELPEGVTGAHRVAAFAEDESVIGWDDIEITAGPDGSDDGSDAGSDDGSGTGSDGGSHSGSEDGDTSGSADGDASGSEDGATTGSGGDHSGGTTDGDGDELPDTGAASMSAALGALALLALGAALVIVRNRSQMS; encoded by the coding sequence ATGCGTGTGTCGCCGTCGACAGTGACCGAGTCGGAGCTGGCCGACCCTGGCGTGACAGTTGCCGGCAGCGGGTTCGCGCCCGAATCGGAGGTGTCCCTGACGGTGGCAGCGGCAGCCGCCGGATCGGCCACGACGGACGCCGACGGGGAGGTCTCGTTCACGTACGCCTCCGCCTCGCTCGCGCCGGGTACGCATCCGGTGGTGCTGTCCGCGGCGGTGGGGACTGCCGAGGCATCGCTGGTCGTCGAGGCGGACCCGGTGGTGTACGACCCGCAGGTCATGCTGGACCCGAGCGAGTTGACCGAGTCGGAGATCGCTTCGTCGGGGGTGACGGCCACAGGTTCCGGGTTCGCGCCCGCCTCCGAGGTGACGCTGACCGTGGACGGCGCCGACATCGAAACGGCGGTGGCCGACGCAGACGGCGGGGTGGAGTTCACCTACGTCGACGACGTGCCCCCAGGTGAGTACGGCCTCGCGCTCTCCTCACAGCACGGTTCGGCCGCCACATCCTTCACGGTCACCGAGGACCCGGTGACGTACGAGCCAGAGGTCAACGTGTCACCGTCGACGGTGACCGAGTCCGAACTGGCCGACCCCGGTGTGACGGTGTCCGGTAGCGGGTTCGCGCCGGAGTCCGAGGTGACGTTGGCGGTTGATGGTGCCGAGGTCGAGTCGGCTGCGGCTGACGGCGACGGCTCGGTGGGGTTCACCTACGCCGCCTCGCTGGTACCGGGTGAGTACGCGGTGGCGCTCACATCCGAGGACGGTTCGGCCACCGCGGCACTGGTCGTCGAGGCGGACGCGGTGGTGTACGACCCGCGGGCCACGGTGGTGCCGGAGCAGTTGACCGAGTCGGAGGTCGCCTCGTCGGGGGTGAGCGTGACGGGCACCGGCTTCGCGCCGGAGTCCGAGGTGACGTTGGCCGTTGATGGCGCCGAGGCGGAGTCGGCCGAGGCCGATGGCGACGGCGCGGTGGAGTTCACCTACGCCGCGGTGCTGGCGCCGGGCGAGTACCCGGTGGTGTTGTCGGCGGCGGAAGGCACGGCATCCGCAGCATTCACCGTCGTGGCCGACCCCGTGGTGTACGACCCGCAGGCCACGGTGGTGCCGGAGCAGTTGACCGAGTCGGAGGTCGCCTCGTCGGGGGTGAGCGTGACGGGCACCGAATTCGCGCCGGAGTCCGAGGTGAGGTTCACCGTTGACGGTGCCGACATCGAGTCCACCGAGGCCGACGTTGACGGCGCGGTGGAGTTCACCTACACCGCGGTGCTGGCACCGGGCGAGTACGGCGTGGCGCTCACGTCCGACGACGGTTCCGCCACCGCAGCGTTCACCGTCGTCGAGGATCCGGTCGTCGGCGACCCGCAGATCACGGTGGCGCCGAGCGAGCTGACCGAGTCGGAGATCGCGTCCTCGGGCGTGACGGTGACCGGTGCCGGGTTCGCACCGGCCTCCGAGGTGACGCTGACCGTCGACGGCACCGACATCGAGTCCGCGGCGGCCGACGATGACGGCCGGGTGGAGTTCAGCTACGCCTCGGCACTGGCGCCGGGCGAGTACCCGGTGGTGCTGTCCGCGGCGGAGGACACCGCGTCCGCCGCGTTCACCGTCGTGCCCGACCCCGTCGTGTACGACCCGCAGGTCGAGCTCGACCCGCGCGAGGTCACGGTCTCGGAGCTGGCAACGCCCGGTGTCGCCGTCGTGGGCTCAGGGTTCGCACCCGGCTCGGCCGTCGACCTCCAGGTAGCTGACGAGGCCGACATGGATGGCGTCGCCGACGCCGATGGCGTGGTGACGTTCCAGCTGGTCATCGCCGACGCCGACCCAGGCGCCTACACGGTGACACTCACCGCGGACGAGGGAACGGCGCAGGCCACGCTCACCGTGATCGCGGATGCCGATCCGGATCCGCAGATCCCGGCTGACACCCCGACGGAGGATGCGCTCACCCCGCAGACACAGGGCGGGATCACCGTGCCTCCGACGGCCGACGAGGCGGCCACAATCACGGCGGAGATCGGCGTTGACCGAGCCGGCGAGCGGATCGGCGTCTGGATCTTCTCCGACCCGCACTACCTCGGCACGCAGGTGGTCGGCGATGACGGCGCGGTTCAGCTCGAGCTGCCCGAAGGCGTCACCGGTGCGCACCGCGTCGCCGCCTTCGCCGAGGACGAGTCGGTCATCGGCTGGGACGACATCGAGATCACCGCCGGACCCGACGGATCAGATGACGGCTCGGACGCTGGCTCCGACGACGGTTCCGGCACGGGCAGCGACGGCGGCTCCCACAGCGGTTCGGAGGACGGCGACACAAGTGGCTCGGCGGACGGCGACGCAAGTGGTTCGGAGGATGGCGCCACGACGGGTTCCGGCGGTGACCACTCCGGTGGCACCACCGACGGTGATGGTGACGAACTGCCCGACACCGGAGCGGCATCAATGAGTGCCGCCCTGGGAGCGCTGGCCCTGCTCGCCCTCGGCGCGGCGCTGGTGATCGTGAGGAATCGCTCGCAGATGAGCTGA
- a CDS encoding ImmA/IrrE family metallo-endopeptidase, with product MLTPGRGGDEVYRHRFTAAHELGHLVLHGDARPVTRSRRRRPTPSRRSSSRLQR from the coding sequence GTGCTGACCCCCGGCCGCGGCGGCGACGAGGTCTACAGGCATCGGTTTACTGCCGCACACGAGCTCGGCCACCTGGTCCTGCACGGCGACGCGCGACCGGTGACCCGCAGCAGGAGAAGGAGGCCGACACCTTCGCGGCGGAGTTCCTCACGTCTGCAGAGATGA
- a CDS encoding VOC family protein — MKLFDLTIAVPTEDRQRAYTFARALGFETPGELAEDGVPEPLQVVVNERARVVYIPTGGFGWVTAGRATAAAGTVECLLSVTVDSADAVDDLVRTAVEAGAMAATQPEQRVWGYTGTFADPDGHLWEVLHPAG; from the coding sequence ATGAAGCTCTTTGACCTCACCATCGCTGTACCGACCGAAGACCGCCAGCGCGCGTACACCTTTGCGCGGGCGTTGGGGTTCGAGACCCCGGGAGAACTCGCCGAGGACGGGGTTCCCGAACCCCTTCAGGTGGTCGTCAATGAACGCGCACGTGTCGTGTACATCCCGACTGGAGGTTTCGGTTGGGTCACCGCCGGCCGGGCCACCGCCGCCGCGGGGACCGTCGAGTGTCTCCTGAGCGTTACCGTCGACTCGGCCGATGCAGTGGATGATCTGGTTCGCACGGCGGTGGAAGCCGGTGCCATGGCCGCGACCCAACCAGAGCAGCGGGTGTGGGGCTACACAGGCACCTTCGCCGACCCCGACGGCCACCTCTGGGAGGTCTTGCATCCCGCTGGGTGA
- a CDS encoding SDR family oxidoreductase, with the protein MARAIDIAIPDQSGKRAVVTGASDGIGFVIATRLAAAGAEVIMPVRNPAKGADAADRIRGLVPGAKVATRALDLSSLESVATLVDQLVGEGRPIDILVNNAGVMTPPSRRATKDGFELQFGTNHLGHFALTLGLLPLLRQGRARVTHQTSVAARRGAINWDDLNWERSYNVNKAYSQSKIAVGLFARELDQRSAVAGWGITSNLSHPGVSPTNLLAAQPGMGRRKDTASVRLIRVLSRLGLAGTVDTAALPALLAATGPDSRGSEFYGPKGRGDISGAPARRELWPPLRSMDDARTLWEASERLVGVRYPA; encoded by the coding sequence ATGGCTCGCGCGATCGACATCGCCATCCCCGATCAGAGCGGAAAGCGTGCCGTCGTCACGGGCGCCAGTGACGGGATCGGGTTCGTCATCGCCACCCGCCTCGCCGCGGCCGGCGCGGAGGTGATCATGCCGGTTCGCAACCCAGCCAAGGGCGCGGACGCCGCCGACCGGATCCGCGGCCTCGTCCCGGGCGCGAAGGTCGCCACCCGGGCCCTCGACCTGTCCTCGCTGGAGTCGGTGGCGACGCTCGTGGACCAGTTGGTGGGCGAGGGCCGTCCGATCGACATCCTCGTCAACAACGCCGGCGTGATGACCCCACCCAGTCGGCGGGCCACCAAGGACGGCTTCGAGCTCCAGTTCGGCACCAACCACCTCGGCCACTTCGCGCTCACCCTTGGACTGCTGCCGCTGCTGCGGCAGGGCAGGGCGCGGGTCACACACCAGACGAGCGTCGCCGCACGCCGCGGTGCGATCAACTGGGACGACCTGAACTGGGAACGCAGCTACAACGTCAACAAGGCCTATAGCCAGTCCAAGATCGCCGTCGGCCTGTTCGCCCGCGAGCTCGACCAGCGCAGTGCTGTGGCGGGGTGGGGCATCACCAGCAACCTGTCCCACCCCGGGGTCTCGCCGACGAACCTGCTGGCCGCGCAGCCCGGCATGGGCCGGCGGAAGGACACCGCCTCAGTCCGCCTGATCCGGGTGCTCTCGCGCCTCGGCCTGGCGGGCACCGTCGACACCGCCGCGCTGCCGGCACTGCTGGCCGCGACCGGTCCCGACTCGCGGGGGAGCGAGTTCTACGGCCCCAAGGGACGCGGCGACATCAGCGGCGCTCCTGCCCGGCGCGAGCTGTGGCCTCCGCTGCGCAGCATGGACGACGCCCGCACACTCTGGGAGGCCTCCGAGCGGCTGGTCGGCGTGCGATACCCCGCCTGA